The following coding sequences lie in one Mycoplasma tauri genomic window:
- a CDS encoding phospho-sugar mutase yields MKRLEFGTAGIRGTIGKGEGNLNYAHAQRIAHAYAKYLLNKYKNKEIKIVIGRDNRKKSYSFAVTFAQILYLYGIKVIFSRDICATPFVSFAIMYYEAQGGVNITASHNPKEYNGIKLYNDLAFQCLPEEIDEMLKYFEPYETYDENYDISKGFKLKDYPKAIFITKRIKKIYIDSVAKLAVSDIDKKIDNIKVVYSPLHGTGAKFVPEIFKNIFKTDKNGEISNVFYIKEQMKIDSNFSHCSLPNPEKTSAYDLLIKEGTKNKADILLMTDPDSDRVGLAVLHKNEYRLLNGNDTATIISKYLLDNYDFDHDKSYLVYSFVSSNIPEILANKKGIKSYVVPTGFKWIGMIIDEQRKLNNKCFYAFEESYGSLINEELSRDKDAFQSVSLLCKMASEYKKQGLTLVDLLDEIYQQVGYVASEVVDITVSQETNLEDLQTNFSNLKLDGKIIEDYNKKEGFMKANMIKIKFKNDNSWLALRPSGTEPKIKFYIFAFDKSPELAIVKLNNFKSMISQIIDNQNS; encoded by the coding sequence ATGAAAAGATTAGAATTTGGAACAGCAGGCATTAGAGGAACAATTGGAAAAGGTGAAGGCAACTTAAATTATGCACATGCCCAAAGAATTGCTCATGCTTATGCTAAATATTTATTAAATAAATACAAAAACAAGGAAATTAAAATTGTAATTGGTAGAGACAATAGAAAAAAATCTTATAGCTTTGCAGTAACTTTTGCGCAAATTTTATACTTATATGGAATAAAAGTTATCTTCTCAAGAGATATTTGTGCAACCCCTTTTGTTAGCTTTGCAATTATGTATTATGAGGCACAAGGTGGAGTTAATATAACTGCAAGTCATAACCCAAAAGAATATAATGGAATCAAACTTTATAATGATTTAGCATTCCAATGTTTACCTGAAGAAATTGATGAAATGCTAAAATATTTTGAACCATATGAAACCTATGATGAAAATTATGATATTTCAAAGGGTTTCAAATTAAAAGATTACCCTAAGGCTATTTTTATAACTAAGAGAATCAAAAAAATCTACATAGATTCAGTTGCTAAACTGGCTGTTAGTGATATTGATAAAAAAATAGACAACATAAAAGTTGTTTATAGCCCACTACATGGAACTGGCGCCAAATTTGTGCCTGAAATTTTTAAAAACATCTTTAAAACAGATAAAAATGGAGAAATAAGTAATGTTTTTTACATTAAAGAACAAATGAAAATTGACTCTAATTTTTCTCACTGCTCATTGCCAAACCCAGAAAAAACAAGTGCATATGACTTGTTAATTAAAGAAGGAACAAAAAATAAAGCTGACATATTATTAATGACTGACCCAGATAGCGATAGAGTTGGCCTCGCTGTTTTACACAAAAATGAATATAGATTATTAAACGGAAATGATACTGCAACAATTATTTCTAAATATCTTTTAGATAACTATGATTTTGATCATGATAAAAGTTATTTAGTATACTCATTTGTATCATCTAATATACCCGAAATATTAGCCAATAAAAAAGGAATAAAATCATATGTTGTGCCTACAGGATTCAAATGAATAGGTATGATAATTGACGAGCAAAGAAAATTAAATAATAAATGTTTTTATGCTTTTGAAGAAAGTTATGGTTCTTTAATTAATGAAGAATTGTCAAGAGATAAAGATGCTTTCCAATCAGTGTCATTACTATGCAAAATGGCTAGTGAATACAAAAAACAAGGCTTAACATTGGTTGATTTACTTGATGAAATATATCAACAAGTTGGATATGTGGCATCTGAAGTAGTCGATATAACAGTTAGCCAGGAAACTAATTTAGAAGATCTTCAAACTAATTTTTCAAACCTAAAATTAGATGGCAAAATTATCGAAGACTACAATAAAAAAGAGGGATTCATGAAAGCAAACATGATAAAAATCAAATTTAAAAATGATAATTCATGACTTGCATTAAGACCATCAGGTACTGAACCAAAAATAAAATTTTACATATTTGCTTTTGACAAAAGTCCCGAACTTGCAATAGTTAAATTAAATAATTTTAAAAGCATGATAAGTCAAATCATTGATAATCAAAATAGTTAA
- a CDS encoding type I restriction-modification system subunit M N-terminal domain-containing protein yields the protein MGNKIISKNELGAIIWDSASKLRGNLDANEYKNYILGLIFYRFLSKKQEDELLKQGVDRSDLKYFSAKINWEEIDFDQTETLNDHHHLKDSKTIKVYDRTLRFVS from the coding sequence ATGGGTAATAAGATTATTTCAAAAAATGAACTTGGTGCAATTATTTGAGATTCAGCTAGTAAATTAAGAGGAAATTTAGATGCTAATGAATATAAAAACTATATTTTAGGTTTGATTTTTTATCGATTTTTATCAAAAAAACAAGAAGATGAGCTACTTAAACAAGGAGTTGACCGCTCGGATTTAAAATATTTTTCAGCCAAAATCAACTGAGAAGAAATTGATTTTGACCAAACTGAAACTTTAAATGACCACCACCACTTAAAAGACAGCAAAACAATTAAAGTTTATGACCGAACCTTGCGTTTTGTGTCATAA
- a CDS encoding cation-translocating P-type ATPase, producing MNFEEVKKYKGLTNLQVSENINKYGENTLTKKKKVNPIIAYLRQFLDPMVILLICAAAISFSLAIYEHVSNGHVDTRVIIGYVEPCIILLVILLNSALGAYQEVKSDQAVRALENSTISNVTVMREGHVMVIPANKLTVGDIVILAAGDTINADGRIIESSNFYVIESSLTGESIPVEKQANWDAIDDKILAKNHHIVYSGTYVTNGKATYLVTAIGKDTEIGKINSMIQNQKKTTTPLQLKLNKLSKLFGYAGIILLFVSFIMQILLNNIETGKWSEPDVYTNALVTGISLAVAAIPEGLIAFTTVILSIGVSKISKQNGLVKNLLAVETLGSASIICSDKTGTLTENKMTVVDVYTKDGNFLNDLNDDNKSLIDLIKLSCYCNDAYITVKDDKLEEIGDPTETGLLRFGYKYNIHKSELLEKHNILSSLPFDSDRKMMSVLVDSSNGEKVMMVKGAPDVILKKCININQAEIQAINDEWASKSYRVLAFAKKVLNKSNLDFSDEDDNFIFVGLVAMIDPPRASVAESIATAQKAGIKVVMITGDNLITAKAIATNLGIYNQDSQDICVDGTELKTWTDDKLRENVKNISVYARVNPDDKLRIVKAWQSHNMVVAMTGDGVNDAPALKASDIGCAMGITGTDVSKQSADLILTDDNFNTIVKSVKNGRLIFDKIKTVIMNLLITSVAEVFVMLIGLIAFYYAFKNYFDPHDFYVFSASQLLWINLLTHGLPAIALGIIDSGKDVMSRKPFDKKESLFARGMGIELIWQSIVISLVSLVSYSLGALYSIHYNEGKELLSIASTCGFITMGLATSINAVNLINDKSIFRNCIKRYWPVYLAVILSVFSVLFVAFVPNVAEVFRMFKNVLTFDNGILLSWSISLAFVNIICHEIKKMTINWKIRKSNIKYSV from the coding sequence ATGAACTTCGAAGAAGTTAAGAAATATAAAGGTTTAACAAACTTACAAGTTAGTGAAAATATTAATAAATATGGTGAAAATACTTTAACAAAAAAGAAAAAAGTAAATCCTATTATTGCTTATTTAAGGCAATTTTTGGATCCTATGGTTATATTGCTTATTTGTGCTGCAGCAATTAGTTTCAGTCTTGCTATTTATGAGCATGTTTCGAATGGTCATGTTGATACTAGAGTTATTATAGGTTATGTTGAACCATGCATTATTTTACTTGTAATATTATTAAATAGTGCTCTTGGTGCATATCAGGAAGTTAAGAGTGATCAAGCTGTTCGAGCACTTGAAAACTCTACTATAAGTAATGTTACGGTTATGCGTGAAGGACATGTAATGGTAATTCCAGCCAATAAATTAACTGTTGGTGATATAGTAATTTTGGCAGCAGGGGATACTATTAATGCAGATGGAAGAATAATTGAATCAAGTAATTTTTATGTAATAGAATCAAGTTTAACTGGTGAAAGTATACCAGTAGAAAAACAAGCTAATTGAGATGCTATTGATGATAAGATACTTGCAAAAAATCATCATATTGTTTATTCTGGAACATATGTAACTAATGGTAAAGCAACTTATTTAGTTACAGCAATAGGCAAAGATACAGAAATAGGCAAGATAAATTCAATGATTCAAAATCAAAAGAAAACAACAACACCATTGCAACTAAAACTAAATAAATTAAGTAAATTATTTGGCTATGCTGGAATTATTTTACTTTTTGTAAGTTTTATTATGCAAATTTTATTAAACAATATAGAAACAGGTAAGTGAAGTGAACCTGATGTTTACACTAATGCTTTAGTAACTGGAATTTCATTGGCAGTTGCAGCGATTCCGGAAGGTTTAATAGCTTTTACAACAGTTATTTTGTCAATTGGAGTTTCAAAAATAAGTAAACAAAATGGTCTTGTAAAAAATTTATTAGCAGTAGAAACTCTTGGTTCTGCTTCAATTATTTGTAGTGACAAAACAGGAACTTTAACCGAAAATAAAATGACAGTTGTTGATGTTTATACAAAAGATGGCAATTTTCTTAATGACTTAAATGATGATAATAAGTCATTAATTGATTTAATAAAGTTATCGTGTTATTGCAACGATGCCTATATTACAGTAAAAGATGATAAATTAGAAGAAATCGGAGATCCTACTGAAACAGGTTTATTACGTTTTGGTTACAAATATAATATTCATAAATCTGAATTATTAGAAAAGCATAATATTTTATCTTCATTACCTTTTGATAGTGATAGAAAAATGATGTCTGTACTTGTTGACTCATCAAATGGGGAAAAAGTTATGATGGTTAAGGGAGCTCCTGATGTCATTTTAAAAAAATGTATTAATATAAATCAAGCTGAAATTCAAGCAATAAATGATGAGTGAGCTTCAAAATCATATCGTGTACTTGCTTTTGCTAAAAAGGTTTTAAATAAGTCAAATTTGGATTTTAGTGATGAAGATGACAATTTCATTTTTGTTGGTTTAGTAGCAATGATTGATCCACCAAGAGCTAGTGTTGCAGAGAGTATTGCAACGGCTCAAAAAGCAGGAATTAAAGTTGTTATGATTACAGGTGACAACTTGATTACAGCAAAAGCAATTGCTACAAATTTAGGAATTTACAACCAAGATTCACAGGATATTTGTGTTGATGGTACTGAATTAAAAACATGAACTGATGATAAATTAAGAGAAAATGTTAAAAATATTTCTGTATATGCTCGAGTTAATCCAGATGATAAATTAAGAATTGTTAAGGCATGACAATCACATAACATGGTTGTTGCAATGACTGGAGATGGTGTAAATGATGCGCCTGCTCTTAAGGCAAGTGACATTGGTTGTGCAATGGGTATAACCGGAACTGATGTTTCTAAACAGTCTGCAGATTTAATATTGACTGATGATAATTTTAATACCATAGTTAAATCAGTTAAAAATGGTAGGCTTATATTTGACAAAATTAAAACTGTTATAATGAATCTATTAATTACATCTGTCGCTGAAGTTTTTGTTATGTTAATAGGTTTAATAGCATTTTATTATGCATTTAAAAATTACTTTGATCCACATGATTTTTATGTCTTTAGTGCATCTCAATTGCTGTGAATTAATTTACTAACTCATGGACTACCAGCTATTGCATTAGGCATTATTGATTCTGGCAAAGACGTTATGAGCAGAAAACCTTTTGATAAAAAAGAAAGTCTTTTTGCTAGAGGAATGGGTATAGAACTTATTTGACAATCAATTGTTATTAGTTTAGTTTCACTTGTATCATATTCTCTTGGTGCTCTTTACTCAATTCATTATAATGAAGGTAAGGAATTATTATCTATTGCATCAACTTGTGGTTTCATAACAATGGGATTAGCTACTTCTATAAATGCTGTTAATTTGATTAATGATAAGTCAATATTTAGAAATTGCATAAAAAGATATTGACCAGTATATTTAGCAGTTATTTTATCAGTGTTTTCAGTTCTTTTTGTAGCGTTTGTTCCAAATGTGGCCGAAGTGTTTCGTATGTTTAAAAACGTATTAACATTTGATAATGGAATACTATTATCTTGATCAATTTCATTAGCATTTGTAAACATAATATGTCATGAAATTAAAAAAATGACTATCAATTGAAAAATAAGAAAGTCAAACATTAAATATTCTGTTTAA
- a CDS encoding transcription antitermination factor NusB: MKPRRKFRTEIINVIYRYELIKAEISINEVFELNNEIDAEQLDQIEKIAKNYEYYKRTISSFFNKNINWDKVSPLIRAILINATHELLTISPRIVINEAIEITKIYFDTEANLYKMVNAILQNIYKHFVINEVISMSK, translated from the coding sequence ATGAAACCAAGAAGAAAATTTAGAACAGAAATAATCAATGTTATTTATAGGTATGAACTTATTAAAGCAGAAATATCAATTAATGAAGTTTTTGAATTAAATAATGAAATAGATGCAGAACAATTAGATCAAATTGAAAAAATTGCCAAAAATTATGAATATTATAAAAGAACAATAAGTTCATTTTTCAACAAAAATATTAACTGAGATAAGGTTTCACCACTAATTAGAGCAATTTTAATTAATGCAACACATGAATTACTTACAATCAGTCCAAGAATTGTAATTAATGAAGCAATTGAAATTACCAAAATATACTTTGATACAGAAGCTAATTTGTATAAAATGGTAAATGCTATATTACAAAATATTTATAAACATTTTGTAATTAATGAAGTCATTTCTATGAGCAAATAA